A stretch of Pseudorhodobacter turbinis DNA encodes these proteins:
- the rnr gene encoding ribonuclease R — protein sequence MEKLPSKSQIVQWLADNPTLTSKRDIARAFGIKGGDLRIELKRMLKELEAEGALVKAERSYRDPAALPPVSILKVLAPDGDGDLFGDAMEWTGEGTAPRILIITKASDPALGQGDRILARLEPVGGKDHNYEARLIRKLGHNPLKLLGIFRSESEGGRVVPVDKKNDKEWRVLRDGTMDARDGELVEAEQAGPRRMGLPQARITARLGDPSGPRAISLIAIHQHGIPDQFPDKVVAEADAATPAPLAKREDMRDLALVTIDPPDARDRDDAVLAMPDPDPANIGGHIVWVAIADVAHYVRPGSELDREAKKRGNSSYFPDRVVPMLPDTLSGDLCSLHENVDRACMAVRMVLDAHGRKISHRFTRGMMRSVASLSYAQVQNAIDGSADDVTAPLLDDVLRPLYAAYQATKQARNERQPLDLDLPERKIVLSDEGKVLAVDFYERLDAHKVIEEFMILANVSAAEELNRLKAPLLFRVHEEPSPEKLQALREVAEASGFVLSKGQVLKTSHLNQLLAAAEGTEFYELINVSTLRAMTQAYYSPQNFGHFGLALRNYAHFTSPIRRYSDLIVHRALIAAHGWGNDGLAQQDVEELAETAKHISDTERRSMVAERDTNDRYLAAYLADRVGAIFDGRVSGVQRFGLFVKLDDSGADGLIPIRSVGREFFHFDADTQTLMGADTGLTIGIGQRVKVRLADAVPVTGGLILELLEIDDRALPKSHAPRGRGSPRKPGKAAAKSRAVKRKVSRQRRK from the coding sequence ATGGAAAAATTGCCCTCAAAATCACAGATCGTTCAATGGTTGGCTGACAACCCCACGCTGACCTCGAAACGCGATATCGCGCGGGCCTTTGGCATCAAAGGCGGGGATCTGCGGATTGAGCTGAAACGCATGCTCAAAGAGTTGGAAGCGGAAGGCGCGCTGGTCAAGGCGGAGCGCAGCTACCGTGACCCCGCCGCCCTGCCGCCGGTGTCCATCCTCAAGGTGTTGGCCCCTGACGGTGATGGCGACCTCTTTGGCGATGCGATGGAATGGACGGGTGAGGGCACAGCCCCCCGTATCCTGATTATCACCAAAGCCTCTGATCCGGCCTTGGGGCAGGGCGACCGTATTCTGGCGCGGCTCGAACCTGTGGGCGGCAAGGACCATAATTACGAGGCGCGGCTGATCCGCAAGCTGGGGCATAACCCGCTTAAACTTTTGGGGATTTTCCGCTCTGAGAGCGAAGGCGGCCGCGTTGTCCCCGTTGACAAAAAGAACGACAAGGAATGGCGCGTGCTGCGTGATGGCACGATGGACGCCCGTGATGGAGAGCTGGTCGAGGCCGAGCAAGCAGGCCCCCGCCGCATGGGCCTGCCGCAAGCGCGCATCACCGCCCGTCTGGGCGACCCGTCCGGTCCGCGCGCGATTTCCCTGATCGCGATCCATCAGCATGGCATACCGGACCAATTCCCCGATAAGGTCGTGGCCGAGGCTGATGCCGCCACCCCCGCGCCCTTGGCCAAGCGTGAGGATATGCGCGATCTGGCGCTGGTCACCATCGACCCGCCGGATGCCCGCGACCGCGATGATGCGGTGCTGGCGATGCCTGACCCCGATCCCGCGAATATCGGCGGGCATATCGTTTGGGTCGCGATTGCCGATGTGGCGCATTATGTCCGCCCCGGATCGGAGCTGGACCGCGAGGCGAAAAAACGCGGCAACTCCAGCTATTTCCCTGACCGTGTGGTGCCGATGCTGCCCGATACGCTGTCGGGCGATCTGTGTTCCCTGCATGAAAATGTGGACCGCGCCTGTATGGCGGTTCGCATGGTGCTGGACGCGCATGGCCGCAAGATCAGCCACCGGTTTACGCGCGGGATGATGCGCTCTGTCGCCTCGCTAAGCTATGCGCAGGTGCAAAATGCGATTGACGGCAGCGCTGATGACGTGACGGCGCCGCTGCTGGATGATGTTTTGCGCCCGCTTTATGCCGCCTATCAGGCCACCAAACAGGCGCGCAATGAACGCCAACCGCTCGATCTTGATCTGCCGGAACGCAAAATTGTGCTGTCCGATGAGGGTAAGGTTTTGGCGGTCGATTTTTATGAGCGTCTTGATGCGCATAAGGTGATCGAGGAATTCATGATCCTCGCCAATGTTTCTGCGGCTGAGGAATTGAATCGCCTGAAGGCGCCGCTTTTGTTCCGCGTGCATGAGGAGCCGAGCCCAGAAAAGCTGCAAGCCCTGCGCGAAGTGGCCGAGGCGTCGGGCTTTGTGCTGTCCAAGGGGCAGGTTCTCAAGACTTCGCACCTGAACCAGTTGCTTGCCGCGGCCGAAGGGACGGAGTTTTACGAGCTGATCAACGTCAGCACCCTGCGCGCTATGACCCAAGCCTATTACAGCCCGCAAAACTTTGGCCATTTCGGGCTGGCGCTGCGCAATTATGCGCATTTCACCTCTCCGATCCGGCGCTATTCGGACCTGATCGTGCACCGCGCCTTGATCGCCGCCCATGGCTGGGGCAATGACGGGTTGGCCCAGCAAGATGTTGAGGAGCTTGCCGAAACCGCCAAGCATATCTCTGATACCGAACGCCGTTCGATGGTGGCTGAACGCGATACCAATGACCGCTACCTTGCCGCTTATTTGGCGGATCGGGTGGGGGCGATATTCGATGGCCGTGTTTCAGGCGTGCAGCGTTTCGGGCTGTTTGTGAAGCTGGATGATAGCGGCGCGGACGGGCTGATCCCGATCCGGTCTGTGGGGCGGGAGTTCTTTCACTTTGATGCCGATACCCAGACCTTGATGGGGGCTGATACCGGTCTGACAATCGGTATTGGTCAGCGTGTCAAGGTGCGGCTGGCCGATGCGGTTCCCGTCACCGGCGGCTTGATTTTGGAGCTGCTGGAGATCGACGACCGCGCCCTGCCCAAAAGCCACGCGCCGCGCGGTCGCGGCAGCCCGCGCAAGCCCGGCAAAGCGGCGGCAAAATCCCGCGCGGTCAAACGCAAGGTTTCGCGTCAGCGGCGCAAATAA